From Armatimonadota bacterium, a single genomic window includes:
- the purQ gene encoding phosphoribosylformylglycinamidine synthase subunit PurQ: protein MKAAVVVFPGSNCDADALICLRDRMGWDADYVWHGETELGSVDLVVLPGGFSYGDHLRCGAIARFAAIMPAVERFAEQGGLVVGICNGFQVLCEAGLLPGALTQNSGLKFISDTVTLRVESCRSPFTQGIESGRLLRIPIAHGDGRYVCDAETLERLESNGQIAFRYANALGELDDASNPNGSMSAIAGIVNERGNILGMMPHPERASSDLLGSSDGLAIFRSVESALVGTQ, encoded by the coding sequence ATGAAGGCTGCGGTCGTCGTCTTTCCCGGCTCCAACTGCGATGCCGACGCCCTGATTTGCCTGCGCGACCGAATGGGCTGGGATGCGGATTATGTGTGGCACGGCGAGACGGAGTTGGGCAGTGTCGATTTGGTCGTGCTGCCGGGCGGTTTTTCGTATGGCGACCATTTGCGATGCGGCGCCATCGCTCGGTTTGCCGCGATTATGCCCGCCGTGGAGCGGTTTGCCGAGCAGGGCGGTCTGGTCGTCGGCATTTGCAACGGTTTTCAAGTGCTTTGCGAGGCGGGACTTTTGCCCGGCGCGCTTACCCAGAACAGCGGTCTCAAGTTCATCAGCGATACCGTAACGTTGCGCGTGGAAAGTTGCCGTTCGCCATTTACTCAGGGCATCGAATCCGGCCGACTCTTGAGGATTCCGATCGCCCATGGCGACGGACGCTATGTGTGCGACGCAGAGACCCTCGAAAGGCTGGAATCAAACGGCCAGATCGCATTTCGTTACGCGAACGCGCTTGGAGAGCTTGACGATGCGAGCAATCCGAACGGATCGATGAGCGCGATCGCAGGCATCGTTAACGAGCGGGGAAACATATTGGGCATGATGCCGCATCCCGAACGAGCCAGCAGCGATTTGCTGGGATCGTCGGACGGTTTGGCCATCTTTCGGTCGGTCGAAAGCGCGCTTGTGGGCACTCAATAG
- a CDS encoding thioredoxin family protein → MKTNQIFVVVCVAVAGFVFWHALFGRAGWSPDFQDDYEATLVKAMDQKKPLVVKFYADWCPPCKEMDKNVLPSQEVRAVADRALWVKVDVDQQGKLADDFGVQSIPTTLIIDPKGNIIHRLVGPPSPTELAEKILSVAGS, encoded by the coding sequence ATGAAGACGAACCAGATATTCGTCGTGGTGTGCGTAGCCGTAGCGGGCTTTGTGTTCTGGCACGCCCTGTTTGGCCGTGCTGGCTGGAGCCCCGATTTTCAAGACGATTACGAAGCAACTTTGGTCAAAGCGATGGATCAAAAGAAGCCTTTAGTGGTTAAGTTTTATGCCGACTGGTGCCCGCCGTGCAAGGAGATGGACAAAAACGTCCTTCCAAGCCAGGAGGTTCGCGCCGTAGCCGACCGAGCGCTATGGGTCAAAGTCGATGTGGACCAGCAGGGCAAGTTGGCCGATGATTTTGGCGTGCAGTCGATTCCAACGACCCTGATTATCGACCCAAAGGGCAACATCATCCATCGATTGGTCGGCCCGCCCAGTCCGACCGAGCTTGCCGAGAAGATTCTCTCCGTCGCTGGATCATGA
- a CDS encoding glycosyltransferase family 39 protein, with protein MRRWLAPGLIGLTQVALCALYIWSTPLGNNGYANTPDEGAHLQYVKHIAEHWRPAVFEGYEGAGYESHQPPMYYFTSAILYRIVGEGSVRWLGVLCGLLTALVVWRWASTLRKEVGWFAGMFVAALPMNVAICSSVNNDAMTNLWFALALWQLTRPSWLLGLWIGLALLTKTTGVLLVPLVVLWLLWKRLDQKVEWPKLKPAALALLLGIAIGAGWYVRNAVVYNDPLLQKTFVQAFQGTAKPSDFYEAGMTPTGYLQLVADWTFRSFFFAYGAPETANTGRPLFLPDAFYLLALAVMVAAVAGLFLRRRQGSPKEEMELAMPAGVLFMLALFAFLAFITVFFQAQGRYFFPALGAIGLFLALGLERLAPQKQRAWALHVFALVWPFMSLYAWFYALQ; from the coding sequence ATGCGACGCTGGCTGGCGCCTGGTTTGATCGGGTTGACCCAAGTTGCCCTTTGCGCCCTCTACATTTGGAGCACGCCGCTCGGTAACAACGGCTATGCCAACACGCCGGACGAGGGCGCGCACCTTCAGTATGTGAAGCACATCGCAGAACATTGGCGACCGGCAGTTTTTGAGGGCTACGAGGGCGCGGGGTATGAATCGCATCAACCGCCTATGTATTATTTCACATCTGCAATCTTATACAGAATTGTCGGTGAAGGCTCCGTTCGATGGCTTGGAGTTCTGTGCGGGTTGTTGACGGCTCTGGTCGTTTGGAGATGGGCGTCGACCTTGCGAAAGGAGGTTGGATGGTTCGCCGGGATGTTTGTTGCGGCGCTGCCCATGAACGTTGCGATCTGTTCGTCGGTCAATAACGACGCGATGACGAACCTGTGGTTTGCACTGGCGCTTTGGCAACTGACGCGACCGTCGTGGCTGTTGGGACTATGGATCGGGCTGGCGCTGCTGACCAAGACGACCGGCGTTTTGCTTGTTCCGCTCGTTGTTCTTTGGCTGTTGTGGAAGCGGTTGGATCAGAAGGTCGAGTGGCCTAAGTTGAAGCCCGCAGCTCTGGCTCTGCTGCTGGGGATTGCGATCGGTGCAGGCTGGTACGTTCGAAACGCGGTGGTGTATAACGATCCGCTCTTGCAGAAAACGTTTGTTCAGGCGTTTCAGGGCACTGCAAAACCGTCCGATTTCTATGAAGCGGGCATGACGCCGACAGGCTATCTGCAGTTGGTGGCCGATTGGACGTTTCGCAGCTTCTTCTTTGCGTACGGCGCGCCCGAGACAGCGAACACAGGGCGACCGCTTTTCTTGCCCGATGCCTTCTACTTGCTTGCGTTGGCTGTGATGGTGGCGGCCGTCGCGGGATTGTTCTTGCGCCGTCGGCAAGGCTCGCCAAAGGAGGAGATGGAACTTGCGATGCCCGCAGGCGTGCTCTTCATGCTGGCTCTGTTTGCGTTTCTGGCCTTCATAACGGTCTTCTTTCAGGCGCAAGGTCGATACTTCTTTCCGGCGCTGGGCGCAATCGGGCTATTCCTGGCTCTGGGATTAGAGCGGCTTGCACCCCAAAAACAACGCGCATGGGCGCTTCATGTATTTGCGCTCGTCTGGCCGTTCATGTCGCTATACGCTTGGTTCTATGCGCTTCAATAA
- the purS gene encoding phosphoribosylformylglycinamidine synthase subunit PurS, with the protein MPKARVYVTLKPTLLDAQGRTLEQALKSLGFENVASARVGKYLEIELAPNGDLHEETDAMCRKLLANPVIENYRFEIEP; encoded by the coding sequence ATGCCCAAGGCCCGTGTTTACGTTACCCTTAAGCCCACGCTTTTAGACGCTCAAGGACGCACGCTCGAGCAAGCGCTCAAGAGTCTTGGATTTGAGAACGTCGCCTCCGCTCGCGTCGGCAAATATTTAGAGATCGAGTTGGCGCCCAACGGCGATCTGCACGAAGAGACCGACGCTATGTGCCGCAAATTGCTGGCCAACCCGGTCATCGAGAACTACCGGTTCGAGATCGAACCATGA
- a CDS encoding thiazole synthase, whose amino-acid sequence MSLTIAGKSFQSRLMVGTGKYPDAAVMARSIEASGAEIVTVALRRIDLDAPKRSILDDLDWSRYQILPNTAGCKTAEEAVRTARLARAMGLSDWIKVEVIPDPKYLLPDPIGTYEACKILVDEGFTVLPYINADPELARRLEQIGCATVMPLAASIGTGQGFSVSLEQIRIIVENASVPVVVDAGLGVPSEAAMSMETGCDAVLVNTAIAKAQDPVRMAEAFRLGVEAGRLAFEAGRIPKLPYASASSPLEGAVR is encoded by the coding sequence ATGAGCCTGACGATCGCCGGAAAGTCGTTTCAGTCGCGGCTGATGGTCGGCACCGGCAAATACCCTGACGCCGCCGTCATGGCGCGCTCTATCGAGGCCTCGGGAGCAGAAATTGTAACCGTTGCCCTTCGACGCATCGATTTGGACGCCCCCAAGCGTTCCATCTTGGACGATCTCGATTGGAGCCGCTATCAGATTCTGCCGAACACAGCGGGGTGCAAAACGGCAGAAGAAGCCGTGCGCACGGCGCGATTGGCCCGCGCGATGGGGCTGAGCGACTGGATCAAGGTCGAGGTGATCCCCGACCCGAAGTATCTCTTGCCCGATCCGATCGGTACTTACGAAGCTTGCAAAATCCTTGTCGACGAGGGCTTTACCGTTCTGCCCTACATCAATGCCGACCCCGAGTTAGCCCGGCGTCTAGAGCAGATCGGTTGCGCGACGGTGATGCCGTTGGCTGCCAGCATTGGCACCGGACAAGGCTTTTCAGTCAGCCTGGAGCAGATTCGAATCATCGTCGAAAACGCCTCCGTGCCCGTCGTGGTGGACGCTGGGCTGGGCGTGCCGTCCGAAGCGGCGATGTCGATGGAAACCGGTTGCGACGCCGTGCTGGTCAATACCGCGATCGCCAAAGCCCAAGACCCTGTTCGAATGGCGGAGGCTTTTCGATTGGGCGTCGAGGCCGGACGATTAGCGTTCGAAGCCGGCCGCATTCCAAAACTGCCCTATGCCTCAGCCTCAAGCCCTCTCGAAGGCGCAGTTCGCTGA
- the galT gene encoding galactose-1-phosphate uridylyltransferase, with product MPEMRRDPLTRRWTIIATERSKRPHDLKKADDVGIAIPDFVPNCPFCPGNEAMTPPEVMAYRREDSASNGTGWWVRVVPNKFPALAPEGELTPEAAGVCDRMNAVGAHEVIIETPRHDENPANMPANQFRESIWAYRDRCLQLMTNPRHKSLIVFRNHGKPAGASLEHPHTQLAALPIIVPETASLVDAFAEHQRLRGRCALCDLIEQEQRDNERIILENERYLAYAPFASQSPYETCIAPKACHADFMMESQESLDEFAQILQELCRRYDHAFGDPPYNYMIMTAPVNRSREIAFHWRLVMMPRLTVAAGFEMGTGVWINVASPESAAQALREAVRPLQTEKV from the coding sequence ATGCCAGAGATGCGACGCGATCCGCTCACTCGGCGGTGGACGATCATTGCGACAGAGCGGAGCAAGAGGCCGCACGACCTAAAAAAAGCCGACGATGTCGGCATCGCTATTCCCGATTTTGTGCCCAACTGCCCGTTTTGCCCGGGCAACGAAGCGATGACCCCGCCCGAGGTGATGGCTTATCGGCGCGAGGACAGCGCCTCCAATGGAACCGGCTGGTGGGTGCGCGTCGTACCGAACAAGTTTCCTGCGCTGGCGCCCGAAGGCGAACTGACGCCCGAAGCGGCAGGAGTCTGCGACCGCATGAACGCCGTAGGCGCGCACGAGGTCATTATCGAAACGCCTCGCCATGACGAAAATCCTGCCAACATGCCGGCCAACCAGTTTCGAGAATCAATCTGGGCCTATCGCGACCGATGCCTGCAACTGATGACCAATCCAAGGCACAAGAGCCTGATCGTTTTTCGCAATCACGGCAAGCCTGCGGGCGCCTCTCTCGAACATCCGCACACCCAATTGGCGGCCCTGCCCATTATCGTGCCAGAAACCGCATCGCTGGTCGATGCCTTCGCAGAGCATCAGCGCCTTCGCGGGCGTTGCGCTCTGTGCGATCTGATCGAACAGGAGCAGAGAGACAACGAGCGGATCATCTTAGAGAACGAACGATACCTCGCCTATGCGCCTTTCGCCTCCCAATCGCCCTACGAAACCTGCATTGCGCCCAAAGCATGCCATGCCGACTTCATGATGGAATCGCAGGAGTCGTTAGACGAATTTGCCCAGATACTGCAGGAGCTTTGCCGCAGATACGATCATGCGTTCGGCGATCCGCCCTATAACTACATGATCATGACAGCGCCTGTAAACCGCTCGCGCGAGATCGCCTTTCATTGGCGATTGGTGATGATGCCAAGGCTGACAGTCGCTGCAGGATTCGAGATGGGCACCGGCGTTTGGATCAACGTCGCATCGCCCGAATCGGCGGCTCAGGCGCTTAGGGAGGCCGTCCGTCCGCTCCAGACCGAAAAGGTATAA
- a CDS encoding FAD-dependent oxidoreductase, which translates to MSAQDPIVVIGAGAVGSATAYELARRGRPTVVLESLSDGGATSAASAGLINPLSMFEPELAELGLIGMRLYDEWSARLLKDVQIDIEWLKTGSIRIALTDSEAKTFREEAKRLKTLEPGVEPLSPDEARKIEPLIGPNCRGAILVPGEGNVSGLHLVRALRAAAILHGAELYRGRPVVGFETKGSTVTKVTSAGGSVQASAVVLAAGAWAEPLLKNLGVQIGIKPVRGQLLILADAPKPLRHILGSVLNYVAPKRNGTITLGATVEDAGFDLRATADGFAQLLGSLAATYPALGNATVTGFTVGLRPGSPDGLPLIGRLPGYDNVYLAAGHYRHGIMLAPVTGIAIADLITEGRTTLPIEHLHPSRLVKDA; encoded by the coding sequence ATGAGCGCGCAAGACCCGATTGTTGTGATCGGCGCAGGTGCGGTCGGTAGCGCCACGGCTTACGAACTTGCGAGACGAGGACGGCCAACGGTCGTGCTAGAAAGCCTTTCGGACGGCGGCGCAACGTCGGCGGCTTCGGCAGGTCTGATCAATCCACTGAGCATGTTCGAGCCCGAATTGGCCGAACTGGGCCTGATCGGGATGAGACTCTATGACGAGTGGTCGGCGCGGTTGCTCAAAGACGTTCAGATCGATATCGAGTGGTTGAAAACCGGCTCGATCCGAATCGCGCTGACCGACTCCGAGGCCAAGACCTTTCGAGAAGAAGCAAAACGGCTCAAGACGCTAGAGCCCGGCGTCGAGCCGTTGTCGCCCGACGAGGCGCGCAAGATCGAACCGCTGATCGGGCCAAACTGCCGCGGAGCAATCCTCGTGCCGGGCGAAGGGAATGTGTCGGGACTGCACCTGGTGCGCGCGTTGCGCGCGGCGGCTATCTTGCACGGCGCAGAGCTCTATCGGGGCCGGCCCGTTGTGGGCTTTGAGACAAAAGGATCGACAGTAACCAAAGTTACAAGCGCGGGCGGGAGCGTTCAGGCGAGCGCGGTCGTGTTGGCTGCGGGCGCATGGGCAGAGCCGTTGCTGAAGAACTTAGGCGTACAGATCGGCATCAAACCGGTGCGAGGGCAGCTCCTCATCTTGGCCGACGCGCCCAAGCCATTGCGACATATCTTGGGATCGGTACTCAATTACGTCGCGCCAAAGCGCAACGGCACGATCACCCTGGGCGCGACTGTCGAGGACGCAGGCTTCGATCTCCGCGCCACTGCAGACGGCTTCGCGCAACTGCTGGGCAGTTTGGCCGCAACCTATCCGGCGCTGGGCAACGCCACGGTTACCGGTTTTACAGTCGGCCTCCGTCCTGGATCGCCGGACGGTTTGCCGCTGATAGGACGACTGCCCGGCTACGACAACGTTTACCTGGCGGCCGGCCACTATCGCCACGGCATCATGCTAGCGCCTGTAACAGGAATTGCAATCGCCGATCTGATCACGGAAGGCCGAACAACTCTGCCTATCGAGCATCTCCATCCTTCACGCCTGGTGAAGGATGCATGA
- the thiS gene encoding sulfur carrier protein ThiS, which translates to MIELTINGKPARIDEGATVASLLESRGINPKIVVVEHNFEILPREKYAETLLHQGDNLEIVTMTAGG; encoded by the coding sequence ATGATTGAACTGACCATAAACGGAAAGCCCGCGCGAATAGATGAAGGCGCAACGGTCGCGAGCCTTTTGGAATCAAGAGGCATCAACCCGAAGATCGTCGTGGTGGAGCACAACTTCGAAATCTTACCCAGAGAGAAGTACGCCGAGACGCTCTTGCACCAGGGCGATAACCTCGAAATCGTTACGATGACGGCAGGCGGATGA
- a CDS encoding thiamine phosphate synthase, with protein sequence MPQPQALSKAQFADFWPRRPLMLVADLSRYQRAVWQKTIPAAVRGGVNVVRFRGQWDAIIHAPGALTIVDGVSHFPESEMKEIGSAFGVSVHSVDAAVNAQGLGASYLLFGSVFSTESHPEREAAGLDALNAVCQAVRIPVVAIGGINAGNAKICIEAGASGVAVIGAIAGSADPELAAIELREAIND encoded by the coding sequence ATGCCTCAGCCTCAAGCCCTCTCGAAGGCGCAGTTCGCTGATTTTTGGCCGCGGCGGCCGCTGATGCTGGTCGCCGATCTAAGCCGCTACCAGCGAGCCGTCTGGCAGAAGACCATTCCTGCCGCCGTTCGAGGCGGAGTCAACGTAGTAAGATTTAGAGGCCAATGGGACGCTATCATCCACGCTCCGGGCGCATTGACGATTGTGGACGGCGTCAGCCACTTTCCAGAGAGCGAGATGAAGGAAATAGGCAGCGCCTTTGGCGTATCGGTTCACAGCGTCGATGCGGCTGTCAATGCGCAGGGACTGGGAGCATCCTATTTGCTGTTCGGGTCGGTTTTCAGTACAGAAAGCCATCCCGAACGCGAGGCGGCCGGTTTAGACGCCCTGAATGCAGTTTGCCAGGCCGTTAGGATACCGGTAGTGGCGATCGGAGGCATCAACGCCGGTAATGCCAAAATCTGCATTGAGGCAGGCGCGTCTGGCGTCGCCGTGATCGGCGCGATTGCAGGGTCGGCAGACCCAGAACTCGCTGCGATAGAATTGAGAGAAGCGATCAATGATTGA
- a CDS encoding NAD+ synthase, translating to MKVIRQPVFDPDAALRLCNDSVAVWLTRFLREEVTRRRGFKKAVLGLSGGVDSALTAYLCAQAFGPENVVALRMPYKISSPESLSHAQLVVDALGIQERTLEMTAMVDGYLEHEPDASPARIGNVCARARMIALFDQSAKLSALPIGTGNKSERLFGYFTWHADDSPPVNPLGDLFKTQVWALARHLGVPSEIVEKPATADLIQGQTDEGDFGISYIKADRILHWLLLGYKPARLVELGFDSAEVELVKSKVDATHWKRRLPATAMLSTTAIGEYYLRPVDY from the coding sequence ATGAAGGTCATCCGTCAGCCGGTATTCGATCCCGATGCGGCGCTTAGGCTCTGCAACGATTCGGTAGCCGTCTGGCTGACTCGGTTTCTGCGCGAAGAGGTTACTCGCCGTAGAGGCTTCAAGAAGGCCGTTTTGGGCCTCAGCGGCGGGGTCGATTCTGCACTGACAGCCTATCTTTGCGCCCAAGCCTTTGGTCCCGAAAACGTGGTTGCGCTCAGGATGCCCTACAAGATCAGCAGCCCGGAGAGCTTGAGCCATGCGCAACTGGTCGTCGATGCGCTGGGCATCCAGGAGCGGACGCTGGAGATGACCGCCATGGTAGACGGCTATTTGGAACACGAGCCGGACGCATCGCCCGCTCGCATTGGCAATGTCTGCGCGCGAGCGAGAATGATCGCGCTCTTTGATCAGTCTGCCAAGTTGAGCGCGCTGCCCATCGGTACGGGCAACAAAAGCGAGCGGCTGTTCGGCTACTTCACTTGGCACGCGGACGATTCGCCCCCGGTGAACCCTCTGGGCGACCTCTTTAAGACCCAAGTTTGGGCATTGGCGCGACATCTGGGCGTGCCGAGCGAGATCGTGGAGAAACCGGCGACCGCAGACTTGATTCAGGGCCAAACGGACGAGGGGGACTTTGGCATTTCGTACATCAAGGCGGACCGCATCCTGCATTGGCTGCTGTTGGGCTATAAGCCCGCAAGGCTGGTCGAACTGGGCTTTGACAGCGCCGAAGTGGAACTGGTTAAAAGCAAGGTGGACGCCACACATTGGAAGCGCCGTCTGCCCGCCACTGCCATGCTCTCGACGACCGCGATCGGAGAGTACTACTTGCGCCCGGTCGACTATTGA
- a CDS encoding iron-sulfur cluster assembly accessory protein, whose translation MNELPIKISQAAIQRIKKILADQGATRLRVGVRAGGCSGLEYVMKAEGQVRDSDAVYRLDGFELVIDPKSLKVLEGCELDYTGDLLGSSFKWNNPNAKRGCGCGTSFSLG comes from the coding sequence ATGAACGAACTGCCCATTAAAATCAGCCAAGCGGCCATTCAAAGAATCAAGAAGATTCTGGCCGATCAGGGCGCAACTCGTTTGCGCGTTGGAGTGCGGGCGGGCGGCTGTTCGGGGCTTGAATACGTCATGAAAGCCGAAGGCCAAGTTCGAGACTCTGACGCTGTTTATCGGTTGGATGGCTTCGAGCTCGTGATCGACCCCAAGAGCCTAAAGGTATTGGAAGGCTGCGAGCTGGACTACACGGGCGATCTGTTGGGAAGCTCGTTCAAGTGGAACAACCCCAACGCCAAGCGGGGTTGCGGCTGCGGAACCTCATTTTCGCTGGGTTAG